One Bradysia coprophila strain Holo2 chromosome X unlocalized genomic scaffold, BU_Bcop_v1 contig_39, whole genome shotgun sequence genomic window carries:
- the LOC119069779 gene encoding beta-galactosidase-1-like protein 2 translates to MMFLVILLLGTLGSIDAGTGTETDVRQVLPSVYEYFQTVNESPLVGLVADADGFKLNGKLIRIVSGAIHYFRTHPNQWRDRLQKLRAMGANTVETYVPWNLHEPNQDYFDFGNGNEDMSAFLDVRRFVQMAQEEDLLVIFRPGPFICAEWEFGGLPSWLQRDPNMNVRTSYQPYLDRVKIYLDNLLAQIVDLQFSRGGSIIAVQLENEYAVFWPIDLPYMVYLKEVVESNDIDSLIFTSDNSWNGFRGTPPGVFLTVNFQTEPEQNLETLREIQPDKPLMVMEFWTGWYDYWFGEHNLIPAEQFEIWYETILRYNASVNLYMFHGGTNFGFMAGVTPNWDAPYDSKVVTTSYDYDSPLTESGGYTEKYYKARDLIETYQIPPLHRPALIAESPTTAYPRVELRTYLNFNEIINQIPSDAKFIFNDVVSMENLPMNNKGGTFSGQSYGYIIYRIKASFSVPTSYWAGPVQNFAVLIVDGVIKDTQDTQAVRPDYWIDSQRGTVLEPKNGVEQTIDLLIENSGRHNVGGENEFKQQKGLPADYGGYISLNGVDQTRIETFALEFKSDWVKSLSNWKTIDSSLQAPCLMQATFEISGQPTDTYLDVSSWHKGIVFVNGFNIGRYFKVGPYRNLYIPAPLLKTGSNTITIFEQLNPGSSVAFRESPYDVEDAPGAVSSLHRHSLIYVFFVVFCILFTRSVK, encoded by the exons ATGATGTTTTTGGTAATATTGTTGTTAGGAACTTTGGGATCGATCGATGCTGGAACAGGAACAGAAACG GATGTCCGTCAGGTCTTGCCAAGCGTTTACGAGTACTTTCAGACGGTAAATGAATCTCCACTTGTTGGACTTGTAGCGGATGCGGATGGTTTTAA GTTAAATGGAAAGCTTATCAGAATCGTAAGTGGAGCTATTCATTACTTTCGAACACATCCGAACCAATGGCGTGACAGATTACAGAAGTTAAGAGCTATGGGTGCCAATACAGTCGAGACATATGTCCCGTGGAATCTACATGAGCCGAATCAAGATTATTTTGATTTCGGTAATGGAAACGAAGATATGTCGGCATTCTTAGACGTACGACGATTCGTTCAAATGGCGCAAGAAGAAGACTTGCTCGTTATTTTCCGACCAG GTCCATTCATTTGTGCCGAGTGGGAATTCGGAGGCTTACCAAG TTGGTTACAAAGAGATCCAAATATGAACGTAAGGACCAGCTATCAACCTTATCTGGATCGAGTGAAAATTTACTTGGATAATTTACTGGCTCAAATCGTGGACCTGCAATTTTCTAGAGGAGGTTCCATCATTGCCGTTCAA TTAGAAAATGAATATGCCGTTTTCTGGCCCATCGATCTCCCTTACATGGTGTATTTGAAAGAAGTTGTCGAAAGTAACGACATCGATTCGCTTATATTTACCTCGGACAATTCTTGGAACGGTTTCCGCGGAACTCCGCCTGGGGTATTCCTGACAGTCAATTTTCAAACGGAACCCGAACAAAATCTGGAAACGCTTCGTGAAATACAGCCGGACAAACCGCTAATGGTTATGGAATTTTGGACCGGTTGGTACGACTATTGGTTTGGAGAGCACAATCTAATTCCTGCTGAAC AGTTCGAAATTTGGTACGAGACCATATTGCGGTACAACGCATCAGTTAATTTGTACATGTTTCACGGTGGAACCAATTTCGGATTTATGGCAG GTGTAACACCGAATTGGGATGCTCCGTACGATAGTAAAGTGGTAACAACGTCTTATG ATTATGATTCCCCACTGACGGAATCCGGTGGTTATACCGAAAAGTACTACAAAGCAAGAGATTTAATCGAAACGTATCAAATTCCCCCGTTACACCGACCTGCACTGATTGCAGAAAGTCCTACAACGGCCTATCCACGAGTGGAACTACGAACGTATTTGAATTTCAACGAAATAATCAACCAAATACCGAGCGacgcaaaatttattttcaacgatgtcgtttcaatggaaaatctaCCGATGAACAACAAAGGTGGAACATTCAGTGGTCAGTCGTATGGATACATAATTTATAGGATCAAGGCATCGTTTTCCGTGCCAACGTCTTATTGG GCTGGTCCTGTACAAAATTTCGCAGTTCTGATTGTAGATGGAGTTATAAAAGATACTCAAGATACCCAGGCTGTACGTCCTGATTATTGGATTGACAG TCAACGAGGAACGGTACTGGAACCAAAGAATGGTGTGGAACAGACAATCGATCTTCTGATTGAAAATTCGGGACGACACAATGTTGGTggggaaaatgaattcaagCAACAAAAAGGATTACCGGCAGACTATGGTGGATACATTTCATTAAATGGCGTCGACCAAACCAGAATAGAGACATTTGCCTTGGAATTTAAATCCGATTGGGTGAAAAG CTTGTCAAATTGGAAGACTATCGATTCATCACTACAAGCTCCGTGTCTCATGCAAGCAACATTCGAAATATCTGGCCAGCCTACCGACACGTATTTGGATGTGAGCTCTTGGCATAAAGGAATCGTCTTTGTAAATGGATTCAATATCGGCCGATATTTCAAAGTTGGACCATACAGAAATCTATACATTCCGGCACCATTACTGAAAACCGGCTCGAATACG aTTACAATTTTCGAGCAACTCAATCCGGGTAGTTCAGTGGCATTTAGAGAATCGCCATACGATGTTGAAGATGCTCCAGGAGCAGTCAGCTCACTGCATAGACATTCGCTCATCTACGTATTTTTCGTAGTTTTTTGTATTCTTTTTACTCGTTCAGTAAagtaa